A window from Scheffersomyces stipitis CBS 6054 chromosome 7, complete sequence encodes these proteins:
- a CDS encoding general RNA polymerase II transcription factor, TFIIB subunit (go_component nucleus; transcription factor complex~go_function RNA polymerase II transcription factor activity~go_process regulation of transcription, DNA-dependent; transcription initiation from RNA polymerase II promoter): protein MAPGSAATAVSSNGPEPFLGPNLNVTLTCPECKIFPPDLIERFSEGDIVCGSCGLVLSDRVVDTRSEWRTFSNDDQNGDDPSRVGDAGNPLLDTEDLSTMISYVPENTRVGRELNRAQSKSLVDKKDNALAAAYAKISQMCDGYQLPKIVQDGAKEVYKLVYDERPLRGKSQESIMAAAIFIGCRKAKVARSFKEIWALTNVPRKEIGKVFKIIDKVIQEKNAANPNALMFNQDNMQTTQTTAEDLIRRNCSHLGLNAQVTNGAEYIARRCKEVGVLAGRSPTTIAATVIYMAALVFGIDLPPSKISDKTGVSDGTIKTSYKVMYEEKEKLIDPYWIETGRVKMENIPKS, encoded by the coding sequence ATGGCTCCAGGTAGTGCTGCTACTGCCGTGCTGTCAAATGGCCCCGAGCCGTTTCTCGGTCCTAATCTCAACGTCACGTTGACATGTCCCGAATGTAAGATCTTCCCCCCTGATTTGATAGAGAGGTTTAGTGAAGGAGATATCGTTTGTGGCAGTTGTGGGTTGGTCCTCAGTGATCGTGTAGTGGATACTAGATCCGAATGGAGAACGTTCAGCAACGACGACCAGAACGGAGACGACCCCAGTCGTGTAGGAGATGCTGGGAATCCGTTGTTGGACACAGAGGATTTGTCGACTATGATTTCATACGTGCCAGAAAACACCAGAGTTGGACGAGAATTGAATAGGGCTCAGTCCAAATCGCTTGTagacaagaaggacaaTGCATTGGCGGCAGCATATGCAAAAATCTCACAGATGTGTGATGGTTACCAGTTGCCTAAGATTGTCCAGGATGGTGCCAAAGAAGTGTATAAGTTGGTGTATGATGAAAGACCATTGAGAGGCAAATCTCAAGAGTCCATCATGGCTGCTGCTATCTTTATTGGCTGCCGTAAGGCTAAAGTGGCTCGTTCATTCAAGGAGATCTGGGCCTTAACCAATGTCCCCCGCAAGGAAATAGGAAAAGTATTCAAGATTATTGACAAAGTGATCCAAGAAAAGAACGCAGCTAATCCAAATGCATTGATGTTCAACCAGGACAACATGCAAACCACGCAGACCACAGCTGAGGACTTaatcagaagaaactgTTCTCATTTGGGTTTGAATGCTCAAGTCACGAACGGTGCTGAGTACATAGCTAGAAGATGTAAGGAAGTAGGTGTTTTGGCTGGTAGATCGCCTACAACTATTGCTGCTACTGTTATTTATATGGCAGCATTGGTATTTGGCATCGACTTACCCCCATCCAAGATCTCTGACAAGACCGGTGTCAGTGACGGTACAATCAAGACTTCTTACAAGGTGATgtatgaagaaaaggaaaagctCATTGATCCTTATTGGATCGAGACCGGCAGGGTCAAGATGGAAAACATTCCAA
- the SSZ1 gene encoding regulator protein (DnaK homolog, interacts with Zuo1p (DnaJ homolog) to form a ribosome-associated complex (RAC) that is bound to the ribosome via the Zuo1p subunit heat shock protein 70 homolog; involved in pleiotropic drug resistance that forms a ribosome-associated complex similar to HSP70 family), whose amino-acid sequence MSAVIGITFGNTSSSIAVATQDGKVDVIANPDGDRAIPSALSYVGSDEYHGVQAEHQLVRNAKNTIINFRDFIGKSFDEAETAAPYHVGAPAVKTADGKIAYDIVRDGNNELITVDEISKRHFKQLKDAAEDYIGKEIEGVVLTVPTDFNEHQRQQLTSIATDAGLKVLQLINEPSAALLAHLSADEDRLLQDKIYVVADFGGVRSDAAVISVRGGVLTILATAHEYGLGGDKLDEALAEYFAKEFEKKTKVNPRTNARSIAKLKAESIVVKKTLSNVQTSTCSIESLAEGLDFHTSINRLRYELAARQPLSEMTSFVEKAVAKAGLDNLDIDEVLLVGGASHTPKLASNIQFIFPETTTVVAPALDPKALNPTELVARGAALQASLIESFDEDEIKESLQPIVVNTQHLTKPIGIKDAEGNFQSILVAETAYPIKRSIQVTNGESASVVVELYEGKRTIKETVVEAEPVSDEDSEDDYSDDEPEVKKELVYEAGSKLAELTLKDLKPNSKLEVTVNITQNGTLHLSGRELKQGSVAVKGEITSA is encoded by the coding sequence ATGTCTGCTGTAATTGGTATCACTTTCGGTAACACGTCGTCGTCCATTGCTGTCGCCACTCAAGATGGTAAGGTAGACGTCATCGCAAACCCAGACGGTGACAGAGCCATTCCTTCAGCCTTATCGTATGTTGGCTCCGATGAATACCACGGAGTCCAGGCTGAGCACCAGTTGGTGAGAAATGCCAAGAACACCATTATCAACTTCAGAGACTTTATTGGTAAGAGTTTTGACGAAGCTGAAACCGCTGCTCCATATCATGTAGGTGCTCCAGCCGTCAAGACAGCCGATGGAAAGATTGCCTACGACATTGTCAGAGATGGCAATAACGAGCTCATCACTGTAGACGAGATTTCCAAGAGACACTTCAAGCAACTTAAAGATGCTGCTGAAGACTACATAGGTAAGGAAATCGAAGGTGTAGTTTTGACTGTTCCTACTGACTTCAATGAGCATCAGAGACAACAGTTAACTTCCATTGCTACTGACGCTGGCTTAAAGGTATTGCAATTGATCAATGAGCCTTCTGCCGCTTTGTTGGCCCATTTGTCCGCCGATGAGGACCGTTTGTTACAGGACAAGATCTACGTTGTAGCTGATTTTGGTGGTGTCAGATCCGATGCAGCCGTCATTTCTGTGAGAGGAGGTGTCTTGACCATCTTGGCTACAGCCCACGAGTACGGCTTGGGAGGTGACAAGTTAGACGAGGCTTTGGCTGAATACTTCGCCAAGGAGTTCGAAAAGAAGACCAAGGTGAACCCTAGAACCAACGCCAGATCCATcgccaagttgaaggccGAGTCTATTGTAGTGAAGAAGACCTTGTCCAATGTTCAGACTTCGACCTGTTCTATCGAGTCTTTGGCTGAGGGTTTGGACTTTCACACTTCTATCAACAGATTAAGATACGAGTTGGCTGCTAGACAACCGCTTTCTGAAATGACTAGCTTTGTAGAGAAGGCTGTCGCCAAGGCAGGCTTAGATAATTTGGATATCGACGAAGTGTTGTTAGTTGGAGGTGCTTCGCACACTCCCAAATTGGCCAGCAACATCCAGTTCATATTCCCAGAAACCACTACTGTAGTTGCTCCAGCCTTGGACCCAAAGGCTTTGAATCCTACGGAATTAGTAGCTCGTGGAGCTGCTTTGCAAGCTTCTTTGATTGAATCGTtcgacgaagacgaaatcAAGGAGTCGTTACAGCCAATCGTCGTCAACACCCAGCACTTGACCAAGCCTATTGGTATCAAGGATGCTGAGGGTAACTTCCAGTCCATCTTGGTAGCCGAAACTGCCTACCCAATCAAGAGATCTATCCAAGTGACCAACGGTGAATCTGCTTCTGTAGTTGTAGAGTTGTATGAAGGTAAGAGAACAATCAAGGAAACCGTCGTTGAAGCTGAGCCTGTTTCTGACGAAGACTCGGAAGACGACTACTCCGACGACGAGccagaagtcaagaagGAGCTTGTGTACGAAGCTGGTTCCAAGTTGGCTGAGTTAACCTTGAAGGACTTGAAGCCAAACTCCAAGTTGGAAGTAACTGTCAACATCACCCAAAACGGTACTTTGCACTTGTCtggaagagaattgaagcaGGGTTCTGTTGCTGTCAAGGGTGAAATCACCTCTGCTTAA
- a CDS encoding GTPase-activating protein GYP1, translating into MGKKKQEMSQVYNNSNNEFIFGENGGKGKHLSSFLKNLSLTGTSSTSSVHSANTDNIHEINSNIYGTLGYSSSKVSSNQSNSGPPPKRSVSYKDLDDDWDADIDVSTDSVVRRSPDNRNLSRVTKVESNTSSRSSFNLQPSPMLDSLYPDLTLPATNSSVNLNSQKPTNEESLDVEDYRTTMEINRLNQISSRNNKFRNILISDSIVNLQDLRKLAWNGIPSELRALTWQILLGYLPTNRARQASTLKRKRQEYLEGLNASTIDFEDTAPSNSSSLYHQIKIDVRRTNQSIKLYGYPETQQSLRKLLYLWAVRHPASGYVQGINDLCTPFFQIFLLNYIWQLQQRVLSILEADTYWCLSRLLENITDNYIHEQPGIIRQVGDLRNLISKIDLELLNHLDHEGVEFLQFSFRWMNCLLMRELSISLIVRMWDTYLSETPLGFNNFHVYVCAAFLIKFSNDLKEKDFQEILLFLQNPPTGHWKEKDIELMLSEAFIWQSLYKNASAHLR; encoded by the exons ATGGGCAAGAAAAAGCAGGAGATGTCGCAGGTGTAtaacaattccaacaacgaGTTCATTTTCGGCGAAAATGGTGGAAAAGGCAAACATCTATCATCCTTCCTCAAGAACCTCTCCTTGACAGGCACATCCTCCACATCTTCTGTCCATAGTGCGAACACAGACAATATCCACGAgatcaacagcaacatctACGGAACGTTGGGCTACTCTAGCTCCAAAGTCAGCTCCAACCAGAGCAACAGTGG ACCTCCTCCAAAGCGATCTGTTTCG TACAAAGACCTAGACGACGACTGGGACGCCGACATCGACGTTTCCACAGACAGTGTAGTTAGAAGGTCGCCCGACAACAGAAATCTCAGTCGAGTGACCAAAGTAGAGTCGAATACGTCGTCACGGTCTTCTTTCAATCTCCAGCCATCTCCCATGCTCGACTCATTGTATCCTGACTTGACCCTTCCAGCCACAAACTCTTCCGTAAACTTAAACTCTCAAAAGCCAACAAACGAAGAGTCGCTTGATGTGGAGGACTACCGCACCACCATGGAGATCAACCGGTTGAACCAGATCAGCTCGAGAAACAATAAGTTCCGTAACATCCTTATTTCCGACTCCATCGTCAACCTCCAGGATCTTCGTAAACTAGCCTGGAACGGCATACCCTCAGAATTGAGAGCCTTGACGTGGCAAATCCTCTTAGGATATTTGCCGACTAACAGAGCTCGTCAGGCCTCTACCTTGAAACGTAAAAGACAAGAATATCTCGAAGGGCTCAATGCATCTACCAtagattttgaagatacAGCTCCATCTAACAGCTCTTCA TTGTATCATCAAATCAAAATTGATGTCCGTAGAACAAATCAGAGCATCAAGCTCTATGGCTATCCTGAGACCCAACAATCATTACGGAAATTATTGTATCTCTGGGCTGTAAGACACCCTGCCAGTGGATACGTCCAGGGAATCAACGACTTATGTACGCCGTTTTTTCagatcttcttgttgaactaCATCTGGCAACTTCAAC AAAGAGTACTCTCCATCCTAGAAGCGGACACATATTGGTGCCTCTCTCGTTTACTAGAAAACATTACAGATAATTACATTCACGAACAGCCAGGCATCATTAGACAAGTCGGTGACTTACGTAActtgatttccaagattgatttggaattgttgaaccaCTTGGATCATGAAGGAGTCGAATTCTTACAGTTCTCCTTTAGATGGATGAACTGTTTGTTGATGAGAGAATTATCTATCTCACTTATCGTAAGAATGTGGGATACCTACCTCAGTGAGACACCGTTGGggttcaacaactttcaTGTCTACGTCTGTGCTGCATTTTTAATCAAGTTCAGCAACGATctcaaagaaaaggatttTCAggagatcttgttgttccTCCAGAATCCACCCACTGGACACTGGAAGGAAAAGGACATTGAGCTCATGTTGAGTGAAGCATTCATCTGGCAGAGCTTGTATAAGAATGCAAGTGCCCATCTTCGTTAG